A window of Ipomoea triloba cultivar NCNSP0323 chromosome 2, ASM357664v1 contains these coding sequences:
- the LOC116010854 gene encoding LEAF RUST 10 DISEASE-RESISTANCE LOCUS RECEPTOR-LIKE PROTEIN KINASE-like 2.1 — MSQSIIFIVFLFLSIKSNADEDYVSRAAELYCPSSTCKNGTIHVSYPFWRLDDRDYTSPNQTCGYPGFGINCSNPDPNYPLLYLSNHTFLVKNINYTDSLIVLVDADVTTNRECPITHHNITFPERSPLVYSTRDVNLTFYLNCTNHFADAYPIDCLSSEHFTSYLHVGAVAPGRYHSDWFRSCEEEVETAVMKTGEVVDDEGWWVRNVGGAMNNGFVLNWRNLEECSACESSKGLCGQNEVSGEFLCFCGAGSVTHDYCRLSQGKKNKVRVKLGIGIGGAALCLTVICTILFAYHRRQRRYPSGNELDCQGSGNCTVCNGEKEP, encoded by the exons ATGTCTCAATCTATAATCTTCATTGTGTTTCTGTTTTTGTCAATCAAATCAAACGCAGACGAGGATTACGTTTCAAGAGCTGCAGAACTGTACTGCCCTTCATCAACCTGCAAGAATGGAACAATTCACGTTTCATATCCGTTCTGGAGGCTAGACGACAGGGACTACACTTCACCAAACCAAACGTGTGGATATCCTGGTTTCGGAATTAACTGTTCCAACCCAGATCCTAACTACCCTCTTCTTTACCTATCTAACCACACTTTTCTCGTCAAGAACATTAACTACACAGATTCTTTAATTGTCCTCGTGGACGCTGACGTCACCACGAACAGAGAGTGTCCCATCACGCACCACAACATTACTTTCCCCGAAAGATCGCCGTTGGTTTACAGCACAAGGGACGTGAACCTCACTTTCTACCTCAACTGCACAAATCATTTTGCCG ATGCCTATCCGATAGACTGTTTAAGTTCGGAGCATTTCACATCCTACTTGCATGTCGGGGCGGTGGCACCCGGCCGGTACCATTCGGATTGGTTCCGAAGCTGCGAGGAGGAAGTGGAGACGGCGGTGATGAAAACAGGGGAAGTTGTGGATGATGAAGGGTGGTGGGTTAGGAATGTGGGCGGAGCTATGAATAATGGGTTCGTGCTTAACTGGCGGAACTTGGAGGAATGCAGCGCTTGTGAAAGCTCCAAGGGGTTGTGCGGCCAGAACGAAGTTTCCGGCGAGTTCTTGTGCTTTTGCGGCGCCGGAAGCGTCACCCATGATTACTGCCGCCTTTCTCAAg gcaaaaaaaataaagtgagaGTGAAGCTTGGcattg GCATTGGAGGAGCTGCGTTATGCTTAACAGTAATTTGCACAATTTTGTTTGCATATCATCGACGACAGAGACGCTATCCTTCTGGGAATGAACTTGACTGTCAGGGCTCAGGGAATTGCACTGTCTGTAATGGAG AGAAGGAACCTTGA
- the LOC116006170 gene encoding PR5-like receptor kinase, producing the protein MEQYRSLAPTIYSYSDIKKMTSSFKHKLGQGGYGEVYKGKLYDDRLVAVKILNSTKGDGEEFINEVVSIGQTSHVNVVNLLGFCYHGTKRALVYEFMPNGSLERYIHGDNTHLGWAKLYEIAIGIARGLEYLHKGCNTRILHFDIKPHNILLDQDFCPKISDFGLAKLCTNKESNVSMLGVRGTIGYIAPEVVSRNFGSVSHKSDVYSYGMMILEMVGGRKNVNDNVSHSSEIYFPHWAYQRLLVDEDLKLQGVRTEEEEEIAKKMILIGFWCIQTDPSDRPSMNKVIEMLMGSLVKLEIPPKPFLYSYSQSQSSEGISPVISPTLLLRSSSSPSFNISMNID; encoded by the coding sequence ATGGAGCAATATAGATCATTAGCCCCAACAATTTATAGTTATTCAGATATAAAGAAAATGACAAGTTCATTCAAACACAAACTTGGGCAAGGAGGCTATGGAGAAGTGTATAAAGGCAAGCTCTATGATGACCGTCTTGTTGCAGTTAAGATCCTAAACTCAACCAAAGGGGATGGAGAAGAATTCATCAATGAGGTAGTTAGCATTGGTCAAACCTCTCATGTTAATGTTGTCAATCTTCTAGGGTTCTGTTACCATGGTACTAAAAGAGCTCTAGTTTATGAATTTATGCCTAATGGATCCCTTGAAAGATATATTCATGGTGATAACACTCACTTGGGATGGGCCAAATTGTATGAAATTGCTATTGGCATAGCTCGAGGGCTTGAGTACTTGCACAAAGGCTGCAACACAAGAAtcttacattttgatataaaaccACACAACATTCTCCTTGATCAAGATTTTTGTCCCAAAATATCTGATTTTGGATTGGCCAAACTCTGCACTAACAAGGAGAGCAATGTATCTATGCTTGGAGTTAGGGGAACTATCGGCTATATTGCTCCAGAAGTTGTCAGCCGAAATTTTGGAAGTGTTTCACACAAGTCAGATGTGTATAGCTACGGAATGATGATTTTAGAAATGGTCGGCGGAAGAAAGAATGTGAACGATAACGTGAGCCACAGTTCTGAGATATACTTTCCCCATTGGGCATATCAAAGACTTTTGGTAGATGAAGATTTAAAACTTCAAGGGGTCAGAacagaagaggaagaagagattGCAAAGAAAATGATACTGATAGGATTTTGGTGCATTCAAACAGACCCATCAGATAGGCCATCAATGAACAAGGTGATTGAAATGTTGATGGGTAGTTTAGTGAAGTTGGAAATACCACCAAAGCCTTTCTTATATTCTTATTCACAATCACAATCATCAGAGGGTATTTCTCCAGTAATATCTCCTACATTGCTCTTACGTTCTAGTTCAAGTCCATCATTCAACATCAGCATGAACATTGACTAA